A genome region from Thermococcus gorgonarius includes the following:
- a CDS encoding CidB/LrgB family autolysis modulator: MNPYGIALTLVVFYAFSEVHQRKRAFYTNPVLLSITTIAVLLWAGGYSYESYMESAAILKFLLGPAVVSLAVPVYKGRETIKAYAREITAGIVIGGMVAILSAFYTAELFGGTEEVLLSMAPKSVTTAIAIGISEKIGGIPALTAVLVILTGILGNAVGVELLNAAGVRDRIAKGLAMGVTSHGLGTARIILDDELAGAVSGLAMALNGVFTSLLLPYLIEVLK; encoded by the coding sequence ATGAACCCCTACGGAATAGCGCTCACATTAGTGGTCTTCTATGCTTTCTCAGAGGTTCACCAAAGGAAAAGGGCCTTCTACACAAACCCCGTTCTGCTCTCGATAACCACGATAGCGGTTCTTCTGTGGGCGGGTGGATACTCATACGAGTCCTACATGGAGAGCGCGGCTATACTCAAGTTCCTCCTTGGGCCAGCAGTGGTGAGTCTCGCGGTTCCCGTCTACAAGGGTAGGGAGACGATAAAAGCCTACGCGCGCGAGATAACCGCTGGGATAGTCATCGGCGGAATGGTTGCGATTCTGAGCGCCTTCTACACCGCGGAGCTCTTCGGCGGAACGGAGGAAGTCCTCCTCAGCATGGCCCCGAAGAGCGTGACCACGGCGATAGCGATAGGGATAAGTGAGAAGATAGGCGGAATCCCGGCGCTAACAGCGGTTTTGGTCATTCTGACGGGGATACTAGGCAACGCGGTCGGAGTTGAACTCCTGAACGCGGCAGGGGTTAGGGACAGAATAGCAAAGGGGCTTGCGATGGGCGTTACCTCGCACGGCCTTGGCACAGCCAGAATAATCCTCGATGATGAACTGGCGGGAGCGGTGAGTGGTTTAGCCATGGCCCTAAACGGGGTCTTCACCTCACTCCTTCTTCCCTACCTCATCGAAGTCCTCAAGTAA
- a CDS encoding CidA/LrgA family protein has product MKPYRGLAIIFGFYALGEFTSSALDLPIPGSVLGMLYLLAALLGGAVKLDWVENDAELFVRNMSIMFVPPGVGIITYIGLLKSQAVPVFGALIISFLITLLVTAKIVELLRGGKE; this is encoded by the coding sequence ATGAAGCCCTACCGCGGACTGGCGATAATCTTCGGCTTCTACGCACTGGGCGAGTTCACGAGCTCGGCCTTGGACCTTCCCATTCCTGGAAGCGTGCTGGGGATGCTCTACCTACTCGCCGCCCTGCTCGGCGGCGCGGTGAAGCTCGACTGGGTGGAGAACGATGCCGAGCTATTCGTGAGGAATATGAGCATCATGTTCGTGCCGCCAGGGGTTGGGATAATCACATATATCGGCCTGCTGAAGAGCCAGGCGGTTCCGGTCTTCGGTGCGCTGATAATCAGCTTCCTGATAACACTCCTCGTCACCGCGAAGATCGTCGAGTTGCTGAGGGGTGGGAAGGAATGA
- a CDS encoding DUF2139 domain-containing protein, which translates to MFLRNYLFPGRYGPEWGSGGIFGLRYHNGTLYFTLAFEAEAHFIDVSSGEEKTYDFTLLGEAPTSGGDTYNAVETVDEFIYFGGWVHAPAVYREDRRILFNNKYSHVHAYDTEEGSVKLLWKDSIHHETDWAGEVSDIIYDPYGDRLLLAREDGHANLGVYSLDRKTGRAEALIHEPSPKGTRVHDTAFFGIGNNFTEGLREFMALDLISGKWETFKPGESADGRPYIRPELGAMSSAYNRAFAFVRGGILAGNPFMGEEFSFYRLFDFYTFYAPFRVNAINVGGGILTAFNAHHDAVYRPDSNDSGIGWTSTNTIAGPSVLVYIAPPMVKIVGAFGARVTSIEKMGGKLLVATNSAPNTGAREATPFDTGNRDIVILDEKILQERPPAVSFSLPLALPSMAKELGAGTFGGFPLDGYRDPRALFYLSGDNRLTVYEYDLSLPAGEATVETFELKAGKNILDLSSFSGIVSFELEKLEKKGKVRVELR; encoded by the coding sequence ATGTTCCTTAGAAACTACCTCTTTCCCGGCAGATACGGCCCCGAATGGGGCAGTGGGGGAATATTCGGGCTGAGGTACCACAACGGGACGCTTTACTTTACCCTCGCCTTCGAGGCGGAGGCTCACTTCATCGACGTTAGTAGCGGTGAAGAGAAGACCTACGACTTCACGCTCCTCGGTGAGGCCCCAACGAGCGGCGGCGACACCTACAACGCGGTCGAGACGGTTGACGAGTTCATTTACTTCGGCGGCTGGGTTCACGCCCCGGCCGTTTACAGGGAAGACCGGAGGATACTCTTCAACAACAAGTATTCCCACGTTCACGCCTACGACACCGAAGAAGGCTCGGTAAAGCTCCTATGGAAGGACTCCATCCACCACGAGACCGACTGGGCCGGTGAGGTGAGCGATATAATCTACGACCCCTACGGCGATAGACTTTTGCTCGCGAGGGAGGACGGCCACGCGAACCTCGGCGTTTACTCCCTCGACAGAAAAACCGGGAGGGCCGAGGCCCTAATCCACGAGCCGTCTCCAAAGGGAACCAGGGTGCACGATACCGCCTTCTTCGGAATCGGGAACAACTTCACGGAAGGGCTGAGGGAGTTCATGGCGCTGGATTTAATAAGCGGAAAGTGGGAAACCTTCAAACCCGGTGAAAGCGCCGATGGAAGGCCCTACATACGGCCGGAGCTCGGGGCTATGAGTTCAGCCTACAACCGCGCTTTCGCCTTTGTCCGCGGTGGAATCCTCGCCGGAAACCCGTTCATGGGTGAGGAGTTCAGCTTTTACCGCCTCTTCGACTTCTACACCTTCTACGCGCCCTTCAGGGTGAACGCTATCAACGTCGGCGGGGGAATTTTAACGGCATTCAACGCCCACCACGACGCAGTTTACAGGCCGGATTCAAACGATTCTGGAATCGGCTGGACAAGCACGAACACGATAGCTGGCCCGAGCGTTCTGGTTTACATCGCTCCCCCTATGGTCAAGATAGTCGGAGCCTTTGGGGCGAGGGTTACCAGCATCGAGAAGATGGGCGGGAAGCTTCTTGTTGCCACTAACAGCGCACCAAACACCGGCGCTAGGGAGGCGACGCCCTTCGACACCGGCAACAGGGACATCGTGATTCTCGACGAGAAGATACTTCAGGAAAGGCCCCCCGCGGTGAGCTTCTCCCTACCGCTGGCACTGCCGAGCATGGCGAAAGAGCTTGGCGCCGGAACCTTCGGTGGCTTTCCCCTCGACGGCTACCGCGATCCGAGAGCCCTCTTCTACCTCAGCGGGGACAACAGACTGACCGTTTACGAGTACGACCTCTCGCTTCCAGCGGGAGAAGCGACGGTTGAAACCTTCGAACTCAAGGCGGGCAAAAACATCCTCGACCTTAGTTCCTTCAGCGGGATAGTGAGCTTCGAGCTTGAAAAACTAGAGAAGAAGGGAAAGGTAAGGGTGGAGCTCCGCTGA
- a CDS encoding DUF3213 domain-containing protein has product MKMTTERVFNKKLTRLNFKFGNINWEKATIKQYELEKELGVWRIFLNGYAKNGFVVFDEETISREKIMEVLHELEPVIVEEKELTVSELIESSYSWNNIFGKMES; this is encoded by the coding sequence ATGAAGATGACGACGGAGAGGGTCTTCAACAAAAAGCTCACGAGACTCAACTTCAAGTTCGGGAACATCAACTGGGAGAAGGCCACGATAAAGCAGTACGAGCTTGAGAAAGAACTCGGCGTCTGGAGGATATTCCTCAACGGCTACGCCAAGAACGGTTTCGTTGTCTTTGACGAGGAAACCATCTCCCGAGAGAAAATCATGGAGGTCCTCCATGAGCTTGAGCCAGTAATAGTGGAGGAAAAGGAACTCACAGTGAGCGAGCTCATAGAGTCCAGCTATTCATGGAACAACATCTTTGGAAAAATGGAATCATAA
- the tes gene encoding tetraether lipid synthase Tes, translating to MAENLGEIPSGEKEFAESTKRVRDIVEFPEISEEEFHALLKKASRAYGGDLPHRTYSLCPETRRVVPALVWEKDGKVWITKKCPEGMITDLYYEDVEMYYRFKKWLWPEKELFSANVENTGVNCPLDCGLCPRHRSHTSLLNIVLTNRCNLSCWYCFFYAREGQPIYEPTLEQIRMMLRNAKKEHPIGANAVQFTGGEPTLREDLIEIIKIAKEEGYDHVQLNTDGIKLAFDPELVKKIREAGTNTLYLSYDGMTPQTNWKNHWEIPLIFENVRKAGGPGIVLVPTTIRNVNDHELGAIINFGLNHLDIVRGVNFQPISQVGRVPKKERQRFRITIPGAIKRIEEQTNGAIAKEDWYPIPIAGHIARFFEAFTGSRYYMTSHFGCGAATYVFLDRENKRVVPIPRFIDVEGFVEYLESKAEEIEQWKTMGKLRKLKLGAEIFMKFKSFYDDKYAPKGISVLDLIKNAFMHGNYDALGKFHENALFVGMMHFMDEYNYDVERVERCVIHYAMPDGRIVPFCTFNVIPELYRDKVQAQFSYTWDEWKALHPDWDYKKDKYFRSKEFVEKMRNSELYRKTYIDIEDYFGLNKG from the coding sequence ATGGCTGAAAATCTTGGTGAAATCCCCAGTGGCGAAAAAGAGTTTGCGGAATCAACTAAGAGAGTCAGGGATATAGTGGAGTTCCCTGAGATAAGCGAGGAGGAATTCCACGCACTTCTCAAGAAAGCCAGCAGGGCCTATGGCGGTGATCTTCCCCACAGGACGTACTCGCTCTGCCCTGAGACGAGGAGAGTCGTCCCTGCCCTTGTGTGGGAAAAGGATGGCAAGGTATGGATAACCAAGAAGTGCCCGGAGGGAATGATAACTGATCTCTATTATGAAGACGTTGAGATGTACTACCGCTTTAAGAAGTGGCTCTGGCCGGAGAAAGAACTCTTCAGTGCAAACGTTGAAAACACGGGTGTTAACTGTCCCCTGGACTGCGGTCTCTGCCCGAGGCACCGCTCACATACAAGTTTACTTAACATCGTCCTCACCAACCGCTGCAACCTGAGCTGCTGGTACTGCTTCTTCTACGCCAGAGAGGGCCAGCCGATATACGAGCCAACGCTTGAGCAGATACGCATGATGCTCAGAAATGCCAAGAAGGAGCACCCGATAGGTGCTAACGCTGTCCAGTTCACGGGCGGTGAACCCACCCTTAGGGAGGATCTCATCGAGATAATCAAAATCGCCAAGGAGGAAGGCTACGACCACGTTCAGCTCAACACCGACGGTATAAAGCTTGCCTTTGATCCGGAACTCGTCAAGAAGATACGCGAGGCCGGAACCAACACCCTCTACCTGAGCTACGACGGAATGACCCCGCAGACAAACTGGAAGAACCACTGGGAAATCCCGCTCATCTTTGAGAACGTGAGGAAGGCCGGCGGACCTGGAATAGTTCTCGTGCCGACGACCATAAGGAACGTCAACGACCACGAACTTGGGGCCATAATCAACTTCGGCCTCAACCACCTCGACATCGTCCGCGGTGTGAACTTCCAGCCGATTTCCCAGGTCGGAAGGGTTCCGAAGAAGGAGCGCCAGCGCTTTAGGATAACAATACCCGGCGCCATCAAGAGGATTGAGGAGCAGACCAACGGTGCCATCGCGAAGGAAGACTGGTACCCGATTCCGATAGCAGGCCATATAGCCAGGTTCTTTGAGGCCTTCACAGGAAGCAGATACTACATGACCAGCCACTTTGGATGCGGTGCGGCAACCTACGTCTTCCTCGACCGGGAGAACAAGCGCGTCGTTCCAATCCCGAGGTTCATAGACGTTGAGGGCTTCGTTGAGTACCTTGAGAGCAAGGCAGAGGAGATAGAGCAGTGGAAGACCATGGGCAAGCTCAGGAAGCTCAAACTTGGTGCAGAGATATTCATGAAGTTCAAGAGCTTCTACGACGACAAGTACGCCCCGAAGGGCATCAGCGTCCTAGACCTCATAAAGAACGCGTTCATGCACGGCAACTACGATGCCCTTGGAAAGTTCCACGAGAACGCGCTCTTCGTGGGCATGATGCACTTCATGGACGAGTACAACTACGACGTTGAGAGGGTTGAGCGCTGTGTCATCCACTACGCGATGCCCGACGGAAGAATCGTCCCGTTCTGTACCTTCAACGTGATTCCGGAGCTTTACCGCGACAAGGTCCAAGCTCAGTTCAGCTACACCTGGGACGAGTGGAAGGCCCTTCACCCGGACTGGGACTACAAGAAGGACAAGTACTTCAGGAGCAAGGAGTTCGTTGAAAAGATGAGGAACAGCGAGCTCTACAGGAAGACCTACATCGACATCGAGGACTACTTCGGCCTGAACAAGGGGTGA
- the udg gene encoding type-4 uracil-DNA glycosylase, giving the protein MGKEELMKKLEEKIRNCQKCPLGQLRTNAVPGSGSYDAKVMFVGEAPGYWEDQKGLPFVGRAGKVLDELLAEIGLTREEVYITNIVKCRPPNNRDPTEEEIKACSPYLDMQIDIIRPKVIVPLGRHSMNYILRKFGFEPEPISKIHGKTFEAYTLFGKVIIMPTYHPAAALYKPPIREELRKDFMKLKELIDSSP; this is encoded by the coding sequence ATGGGTAAAGAAGAACTAATGAAAAAACTTGAGGAAAAGATCAGAAACTGTCAGAAATGCCCACTGGGTCAGCTCAGAACCAATGCAGTCCCCGGTTCTGGAAGCTACGACGCCAAAGTGATGTTTGTCGGGGAAGCACCGGGCTACTGGGAGGACCAAAAGGGGCTTCCTTTCGTCGGCAGGGCAGGAAAGGTGCTCGACGAGCTTTTGGCTGAGATTGGGCTTACCAGAGAGGAAGTTTACATAACCAATATCGTCAAGTGCCGCCCACCAAACAACCGAGACCCGACGGAGGAAGAAATTAAAGCCTGCTCGCCCTACCTCGACATGCAGATAGACATAATCCGGCCGAAGGTCATCGTTCCGCTTGGCAGGCATTCGATGAACTACATCCTGAGAAAGTTCGGATTTGAGCCAGAGCCGATAAGCAAGATCCACGGAAAGACCTTTGAAGCCTACACGCTCTTCGGGAAAGTCATCATTATGCCGACCTACCACCCGGCTGCAGCCCTTTACAAGCCGCCGATAAGGGAGGAGCTCAGAAAGGACTTCATGAAGCTTAAGGAACTTATAGACTCTTCTCCATGA
- a CDS encoding Na+/H+ antiporter NhaC family protein, whose amino-acid sequence MSDFGILSLLPPLVAIILAIWTKRVILALFAGVWIGGLMVEGWNPITGTTQSLEWVVGSVTNDWNARILVFDFLIGAGVGLVYKSGGVHALARALSKRVKTSRGASVLGWLMGILVFFDDYTNTIIVGNTMRPITDRTRVSREMLAYIDDSTAAPVAGLAFISTWIGYELAMIGRGFDGAKVTYNSYDAWLSSVPFRFYSILAIILVFIVAYTHRHYGPMLKAEYRARTTGKVLRDGAKPLMTTEVDLGMPKEGGSLWDFVIPILSLVVVSLLGLWYTGAANLYAYSQDLDWWTDLENPFGVNFLNYSFVDSFREADAATALLWGSFTMVLVASIMLLGKKKMTVDEWEDTVIRGMKQMLFANTILVLAWSLGTAAETVGTGTYIINLATSSGANLGPWMPLIMFLAAMFVAFTTGTSWGTFAIMVPLGVQLSLAFTNGQVNEIVFATIGATFTGSIFGDHCSPISDTTIMSSMFSGSDHIDHVTTQIPYAFTVAAIGAVLYVLFGLGVRSWVILLPLGIVLLVAAWYVLSEWYGKKYGIPHGKVPVYVVEE is encoded by the coding sequence ATGTCGGACTTTGGTATACTGTCCTTGTTGCCGCCGTTGGTGGCAATTATTCTAGCGATATGGACGAAGAGAGTTATACTGGCTCTGTTCGCTGGAGTCTGGATTGGTGGCTTAATGGTGGAGGGATGGAACCCTATAACTGGAACCACCCAGAGCCTAGAGTGGGTAGTTGGCAGCGTGACGAATGACTGGAACGCCAGGATACTGGTATTCGACTTCCTCATAGGTGCGGGAGTTGGATTGGTCTACAAGTCCGGTGGAGTCCATGCCCTGGCCAGGGCGCTCTCCAAGCGGGTGAAGACCAGCAGAGGTGCCTCCGTTCTCGGATGGCTCATGGGAATTCTGGTTTTCTTCGACGATTACACCAACACAATCATAGTCGGAAACACGATGAGGCCGATAACAGACAGGACCAGGGTTTCTAGGGAGATGCTGGCCTACATAGATGATTCAACCGCCGCTCCAGTTGCGGGACTGGCATTTATCTCGACCTGGATCGGCTACGAGCTGGCTATGATAGGAAGGGGTTTTGACGGCGCTAAAGTGACCTACAACTCCTACGACGCGTGGCTCTCAAGCGTTCCCTTCAGGTTCTACTCGATACTGGCCATAATCCTCGTTTTCATCGTCGCCTACACCCACAGGCACTACGGTCCGATGCTCAAGGCCGAGTACCGGGCCAGGACTACCGGAAAAGTCCTCCGCGACGGGGCAAAACCGCTGATGACGACCGAGGTCGACCTCGGCATGCCAAAAGAGGGCGGAAGCCTCTGGGACTTCGTCATACCGATTCTATCTTTAGTCGTTGTGTCCCTGCTGGGGCTCTGGTATACCGGTGCGGCGAACCTCTACGCCTACAGCCAGGACTTGGATTGGTGGACCGATTTGGAGAACCCGTTTGGCGTGAACTTCCTCAACTACAGCTTTGTGGACTCATTCCGCGAGGCCGACGCGGCAACTGCTTTGCTGTGGGGAAGCTTTACCATGGTTCTAGTCGCCAGCATAATGCTCCTCGGAAAGAAAAAGATGACCGTGGATGAGTGGGAGGACACGGTTATTAGGGGAATGAAGCAGATGCTCTTTGCCAACACCATCTTAGTTCTCGCCTGGAGCCTTGGAACAGCAGCCGAAACCGTTGGAACCGGCACCTACATAATCAACCTTGCCACGAGCTCCGGTGCCAACCTCGGCCCGTGGATGCCGCTGATAATGTTCCTCGCAGCAATGTTCGTGGCCTTCACCACTGGAACCAGCTGGGGTACCTTCGCAATAATGGTTCCCCTCGGCGTCCAGCTCAGCCTTGCTTTCACCAACGGCCAGGTCAACGAGATAGTCTTTGCCACCATCGGCGCTACTTTCACCGGTTCGATCTTTGGCGACCACTGCTCGCCTATAAGCGATACAACCATCATGAGCTCCATGTTCAGCGGTTCCGACCACATAGACCACGTTACAACGCAGATTCCATACGCCTTCACGGTTGCAGCAATAGGCGCGGTGCTCTACGTGCTCTTTGGCCTCGGGGTCAGGAGCTGGGTCATTCTTCTGCCTCTGGGAATAGTGCTCCTAGTGGCCGCTTGGTATGTCCTCAGCGAGTGGTACGGCAAGAAGTACGGCATCCCGCACGGCAAGGTGCCGGTATACGTTGTCGAGGAGTGA
- a CDS encoding LuxR family transcriptional regulator, whose product MKPVPFMAALLVIVAMTMPWFTPESKNPEVQMFGITSLERSSAEESNQGLSFVDIVRDVYLKKDVLKQDLMIGGNKGVSNIFLSLVAFPLIILGAFIGLFKGKFGHAIGLIGMVIFTLSLVYGSGEEVSLRIGFGYLLAWVGFSVGLVSAVVSK is encoded by the coding sequence ATGAAACCAGTACCATTCATGGCAGCACTCCTGGTCATCGTTGCAATGACTATGCCGTGGTTCACCCCTGAGTCAAAGAACCCAGAGGTGCAGATGTTCGGGATAACCTCGCTCGAAAGGAGTTCCGCGGAAGAGAGTAACCAGGGGTTGAGCTTTGTCGATATCGTCAGGGATGTCTATCTCAAAAAGGACGTCCTCAAGCAGGATCTTATGATCGGTGGGAATAAGGGAGTATCGAATATATTCCTCTCACTTGTTGCGTTTCCCCTCATCATCCTGGGAGCATTTATAGGTCTGTTTAAAGGTAAATTCGGCCATGCGATAGGCTTGATCGGGATGGTGATCTTCACGCTCTCCCTAGTGTACGGGAGCGGCGAGGAGGTAAGCCTTAGAATAGGATTCGGCTATCTGCTTGCGTGGGTTGGCTTCTCGGTGGGACTGGTATCGGCTGTGGTCTCAAAATAG
- a CDS encoding TIGR00341 family protein, with the protein MLRLEVNCDEDEGERVEEVLRKWNVQYYTEEVRSNGKKVLRFTALVPEFVINDIADDLMKAIDLRKGYSSITWASVSGKSVKYSSSVKSLAKYKRRWTLADIEGLIENANNQARVDPIQLTLGAVASIIALFGLIQDSIVMIISAMLLSPILGPLYGFSINIVMGKGRDAVGAVYSILKLLGVIFASALIVSLLLKVFGVMPGEPTHEILIRGQSGIVYILLAIILGYAGIVAIVSRIPEILAGVSIAAALVPPTTVIGISLAMGWWGIFKGSLVLTLENILGLLTGSLLGLYVLNVSPRSYYEKRAAKIYTKRTMAVLALMIFALVLLELVV; encoded by the coding sequence ATGCTCCGGCTTGAGGTCAACTGCGACGAGGATGAGGGGGAGAGGGTAGAGGAAGTCCTGAGGAAGTGGAACGTGCAGTACTACACCGAGGAGGTTCGGAGCAACGGGAAAAAAGTTCTGCGCTTCACCGCCCTCGTTCCGGAGTTCGTCATAAACGACATAGCAGACGACCTCATGAAGGCTATAGACCTTCGAAAGGGCTACTCTTCAATAACCTGGGCGTCAGTGAGCGGAAAATCCGTCAAATACTCCAGCTCCGTCAAGTCGCTGGCCAAGTACAAGCGCCGCTGGACGCTCGCAGATATAGAGGGCCTAATCGAGAACGCCAACAACCAGGCCCGCGTTGACCCTATTCAGCTCACACTCGGCGCAGTCGCGTCGATCATAGCGCTCTTCGGCCTTATACAAGACAGCATAGTCATGATAATCTCCGCGATGCTGCTCTCGCCAATACTTGGCCCACTCTACGGTTTCTCCATCAACATCGTCATGGGCAAAGGCAGGGACGCGGTGGGTGCCGTCTACTCCATCCTCAAGCTCCTCGGGGTCATCTTTGCATCAGCCCTCATAGTTTCTCTCCTCCTGAAGGTCTTCGGGGTTATGCCGGGAGAGCCGACCCACGAGATACTCATCCGCGGCCAGTCCGGCATTGTCTACATACTCTTGGCCATCATTCTTGGCTACGCCGGGATAGTGGCGATAGTGAGCAGGATTCCGGAGATACTGGCCGGCGTCTCGATAGCGGCGGCGCTGGTTCCGCCAACGACCGTGATAGGAATCTCACTTGCGATGGGCTGGTGGGGAATCTTTAAGGGCTCTCTCGTCCTCACCCTGGAGAACATCCTTGGCCTGTTGACAGGCTCCCTGCTGGGCCTCTACGTCCTCAACGTCTCCCCCAGGAGCTACTACGAGAAGAGGGCGGCGAAAATATACACAAAGAGGACGATGGCGGTGCTCGCGCTGATGATCTTTGCACTCGTCCTGCTGGAGCTGGTCGTTTAG
- a CDS encoding TrpB-like pyridoxal phosphate-dependent enzyme, whose amino-acid sequence MKAVLPDSKIPKKWYNILPDLPEPLAPPLDPETDEPMEPEKLLRIFAAELVKQEMSNERYIEIPKKVRELYAKIGRPTPLFRATNLEKVLGTPARIYFKYEGATVTGSHKINTALAQAYYAKEQGIERLVTETGAGQWGTALSLAGALLGLKVRVYMARASYQQKPYRKTIMRLYGAEIYPSPSDRTEIGRKFLAEDPNHPGGLGIAISEAIEDVLGDEKARYALGSVLNHVLMHQTVIGLEAKEQMKEFEGPDVIIGCVGGGSNFAGLAYPFVKDVLGGKADYEFIAVEPRATPSMTRGVYKYDYGDSGGYTPKMKMHTLGHTYCVPPIHAGGLRYHGLAPTLSVLINHGIVKPVAYHQNEVFQAAELFAKTEGIIPAPESAHAIKGAIDRALKAKEEGKEEVILFNLSGHGFLDLQGYEDYLNGKLKDYEPDYFPALEE is encoded by the coding sequence ATGAAAGCTGTTCTTCCCGATTCGAAGATTCCAAAGAAGTGGTACAACATCCTGCCAGACCTGCCAGAGCCTCTGGCGCCTCCCCTCGACCCGGAGACGGACGAGCCAATGGAGCCTGAGAAGCTTCTGAGGATTTTCGCGGCAGAGTTGGTTAAGCAAGAGATGAGCAACGAGCGCTACATTGAGATTCCAAAGAAGGTCAGGGAACTTTACGCCAAGATTGGAAGGCCAACGCCGCTTTTCCGGGCCACCAACCTTGAGAAGGTCCTCGGAACTCCAGCCAGGATTTACTTCAAGTATGAAGGAGCAACCGTGACGGGGAGCCACAAGATAAACACGGCATTGGCACAGGCCTATTATGCCAAAGAGCAGGGAATCGAGAGGCTCGTCACAGAGACGGGAGCCGGCCAGTGGGGAACTGCCTTGAGCTTAGCAGGAGCGCTCCTTGGCCTGAAGGTCAGGGTCTACATGGCGAGGGCGAGCTACCAGCAGAAGCCATACAGGAAGACGATAATGCGCCTCTACGGTGCCGAAATCTATCCAAGTCCGAGTGACAGGACAGAGATAGGAAGGAAGTTTTTAGCCGAGGATCCGAACCACCCCGGTGGCTTGGGTATAGCGATAAGTGAGGCCATCGAAGACGTTTTGGGGGATGAGAAGGCCCGCTACGCCCTCGGAAGCGTGCTGAACCACGTTCTCATGCACCAGACGGTCATAGGGCTGGAAGCCAAAGAGCAGATGAAGGAGTTCGAGGGGCCGGACGTTATAATCGGCTGCGTCGGCGGCGGGAGCAACTTTGCCGGCTTAGCTTATCCGTTCGTGAAGGACGTCCTCGGGGGCAAAGCCGACTACGAGTTCATAGCGGTCGAGCCAAGGGCCACGCCAAGCATGACGCGCGGTGTCTACAAGTACGACTACGGCGATTCTGGCGGCTACACTCCAAAGATGAAGATGCACACCCTCGGTCACACCTACTGCGTCCCGCCGATTCATGCCGGTGGTTTACGCTACCACGGCTTAGCGCCGACACTGAGCGTTCTGATAAACCACGGAATCGTCAAACCAGTCGCCTACCACCAGAACGAGGTCTTTCAGGCGGCCGAGCTGTTCGCGAAGACCGAGGGTATAATACCCGCTCCGGAGAGCGCCCACGCGATAAAAGGAGCAATAGACAGGGCCCTGAAAGCCAAGGAGGAAGGGAAGGAAGAGGTAATACTCTTCAACCTCAGCGGGCACGGCTTCCTCGACCTCCAGGGCTACGAGGACTACTTAAATGGAAAGCTCAAGGACTACGAGCCGGACTACTTCCCGGCCTTAGAGGAGTGA
- a CDS encoding Ribonuclease P protein component 3, translated as MSAEQISEAEELSFSRDYFVEMDVRSGEAYELASEWFDEVVFTKKLVLESSPDWGALKEELKALRETYGKVALLIVTKKPSLIREVKNRNLRALIYVQGGDMRVNRAALETGVDALISPWLGRKDPGFDHILAGIAARRGVAVGFSLSPLLRINSYERVQLLRFMTKTWQLVRKYDVPRFITSSAESKWEVRGPRDLMSLGINLGMDIPEARASLNFHPRRILRKLE; from the coding sequence ATGAGCGCAGAGCAAATAAGTGAAGCAGAGGAGCTTTCATTCTCGCGGGACTACTTCGTCGAGATGGACGTGAGGAGTGGGGAAGCCTACGAACTCGCGAGCGAGTGGTTCGACGAAGTGGTCTTCACTAAAAAGCTCGTCCTTGAAAGCTCTCCCGATTGGGGCGCGCTCAAGGAAGAGCTGAAGGCCCTCCGTGAGACCTACGGCAAAGTTGCCCTCCTGATCGTTACCAAAAAGCCGAGCCTCATTCGGGAAGTCAAAAACAGAAATCTCCGTGCTTTAATCTACGTTCAGGGCGGCGACATGCGAGTGAACCGTGCCGCTCTTGAAACAGGCGTCGATGCTCTGATAAGCCCCTGGCTCGGGAGGAAGGATCCGGGCTTTGATCACATCTTAGCGGGAATAGCCGCGAGGAGAGGGGTTGCGGTGGGGTTTTCCCTTTCACCGCTCCTGAGGATCAACTCCTACGAGAGGGTTCAACTCCTCCGTTTCATGACCAAGACGTGGCAGCTCGTGAGGAAGTACGACGTTCCGCGCTTTATAACGAGTTCCGCCGAGAGTAAGTGGGAAGTTCGCGGGCCGAGGGATTTGATGAGTTTAGGGATAAACCTGGGAATGGACATCCCCGAAGCGAGGGCGAGTTTGAACTTCCATCCGAGGAGGATTCTAAGAAAGCTGGAGTAA